Proteins found in one Candidatus Bathyarchaeota archaeon genomic segment:
- a CDS encoding prohibitin family protein, protein MEWSPEVPERVRGRRLPSVLTKLLVIAVALVIVVAVSLPMCVCWLSPGEVAVTYDPVFRSYGGPYVGPTTFLKAPWQGLIKDFYTIDYIDMTSEVGADYPPITALTKDGVEITVDESFTYSIDPERFLDLVKNYPRIDYEEQVLVPIMRQVVRDIVSDYTVEQVISNREEVASKIEVVYRSRIEADPTLSAIKLHAVMLRRIELPTRIKDAIEAKIAAYQQKIAAEYERERILTLANASAMEKIIMAEGEAEAIKLRAEAIKSALTSIYNATGDPEVLRIYVLMEQLQRMEKPIIIIGGGGLTPLIQIPQSESED, encoded by the coding sequence TTGGAGTGGTCTCCTGAGGTCCCTGAAAGGGTTAGAGGGAGACGTCTACCCTCGGTCCTGACGAAGCTTCTGGTTATAGCGGTGGCCTTGGTTATCGTTGTGGCGGTAAGTCTACCGATGTGCGTATGCTGGCTTTCTCCCGGCGAGGTGGCGGTAACCTACGACCCGGTGTTCAGAAGCTACGGAGGGCCCTACGTGGGTCCGACGACGTTCCTGAAGGCTCCGTGGCAGGGGTTGATCAAGGACTTCTACACGATAGACTACATCGACATGACGAGCGAGGTGGGAGCGGACTACCCGCCTATAACGGCGTTGACCAAGGACGGGGTTGAGATCACCGTAGACGAGTCGTTTACATACTCGATAGACCCGGAGCGTTTCCTCGACCTGGTCAAAAACTATCCGAGGATAGACTACGAGGAGCAGGTTCTAGTGCCTATAATGCGTCAGGTGGTCAGGGATATAGTCTCCGACTACACGGTGGAGCAGGTTATATCCAATAGGGAGGAGGTTGCCTCGAAGATAGAGGTGGTTTATCGGTCCAGAATAGAGGCGGATCCCACCCTCTCCGCGATAAAGCTTCACGCAGTCATGCTCAGGAGGATAGAGCTTCCTACAAGGATCAAGGATGCGATAGAAGCCAAGATAGCCGCGTATCAGCAGAAGATAGCCGCCGAGTATGAGAGGGAGCGTATACTCACGCTCGCAAACGCGTCGGCTATGGAGAAGATAATAATGGCTGAGGGGGAGGCCGAGGCCATCAAGCTTAGAGCTGAAGCCATAAAATCGGCCTTGACGTCTATCTACAACGCGACGGGTGACCCGGAGGTTCTGAGGATATACGTCCTTATGGAGCAGCTTCAGAGGATGGAGAAGCCGATCATAATAATAGGCGGGGGAGGCTTAACGCCTCTGATACAGATACCCCAGAGCGAAAGCGAAGACTGA